The sequence TCGATTTTTTACCACGATGGGTATCTCTTTGGGTATTTCGAGTACACCGGGGATAACTACGAGGAAGATATGAAAAAAATGGCGGCCGACCCCATTACCCAGGAATGGTGGTCACTCTGTAAGCCCTGCCAGGAGCCCCTTTCATCGCGTAAAGAGGGTGAATGGTGGGCTGAAATGGAAGAGGTCTTCCACCTGGATTGAGCCAATCAGGGTATTTTCCTGAACGTGATAACTCTTTTTGCTTTGCTTAGGGATAGTTTTGGGAATCGCTTCACCTTTGAGGTGAAACCTGGTATAATTTTTTTAGTGGGCGAATAGCTCAGAGGGAGAGCACTTGCCTTACAAGCAAGGGGCCAGAGGTTCAAGTCCTCTTTCGCCCACCAGGATTGAAAAACCGCTTGGAAGCCCGCTTTACTTTGTGATTCCGTTGATTCATTGGTCCTGGTTTTGCCCGTCAAGATGACCATTCCCCAAATCATGGTTTTTGAGGCAAACGTGATACAATAAGGGAGAAAAAATCAGGAAAGGAGTCTACGATATGGTGGATCTGGAAAAGTTACGAGATGTTTCGCTGCAAAAAATTATGCAGATTGCTTTTCGGGAACATGTTTTGGTTCCAGCTTTCAACGTGGCGTATTTACCGATGGTGGAAGCCATGGTCGAAACCCTGGAGGAGTGTCAGACCTTTGCCTTGCTTGAAGTATCCCGTCCAGATATCATCCGTTTTGGGGCGGAGAGTTTTGCGGCGGTCAAACGGGAATATGACCGCTTTGGAAATCCGGTTTTGACCAGGTTACATCAGGACCACGTCCCGGTGATTGACGAAGAAGGTCAAAGGGTGGACTGGTCAGCGTTGATTGAGGAAGCCATGAATCTGGGATACCATTCGGTGATGATTGATGGTTCACGGTTGCCACTTGGGGAGAATATTGCCGTGACCAGGGAAGTTGTGGAGAGGTCAAGAGAGAAGGATATTTGTGTGGAAGCGGAGTTAGGAGCAGTTCTGGGGCATGAAGCGGGACCACTTCCACCGTATGAGGAACTGTTCCAAAGTGGAAAGGGGTTTACGGACCCGGAAGAAGCACGACGTTTTGTGACTGAAACCGGGGTGGACTGGTTATCGGTGGCGGTGGGGAATATCCATGGGGCCATCAGTGGGGTGGCTAAAGATGAGAAGAAGGTGGAAGCCCGGCTCAATATTGAGCACCTGGTGAAGATTCGAGATTTGACGAGTATCCCACTGGTTTTGCATGGAGGGTCGGGAATCAAAAAGGAGTACGTCTTGCAGGCAATTCAAAATGGAATTACCAAAATTAACGTGGGGACGGAAATCCGTCAGGCATATGAAAAAGGGTGGCGGAAATCGGGGAAGATTCAGGAAGGACAAAAAGCACTGAAGGAGAAAATGAGGGAGTTAATTGAAGAGTATTATGAAATAAAAGGTTCAGCCCTGCTTCTGGCAGAAAAACTATGAGGAGGTGGAGGAATGAAGTATCCGAATTTGTTCTCGTTGGGAAAGATTGGGAATCTGGAGCTATCCAATCGGGTGGTGATGCCCCCCATGGCGACCAATTTGGGGAGTGCATTTGGGGAAGTAACCCAGGAACTGATTGCCTATTACCGGCGACGCGCGAGGGGTGGGATAGGGCTCATTATCGTTGAAAATGCCCAGGTGGATATGTATCAGGGAAGAAGCCTCACCGCACAACTTGCTGTGGATAAGGATAAATTTTTAAGCGGGTTGCGGGACTTGCAGGAAGCCATTCATGCCGAGGGAGCCAAGGTGTTCTTGCAGATTCAACATGGGGGAAGACAGTGTACCCCTTCCACCACTGATGGATTACCGCCGGTAGCGCCTTCAGAAGTAGCCTGTAAGTTTTTGCAAATCACTCCCCGGATGCTCACCAGGGACGAGATTCAGGAACTGGTGGAAAAATTTGCTCAGGCGGCGCTGCGGGCGAAGATGGCTGGTTTTGATGGAGTGGAACTCCACGCTGCCCATGGGTACCTGATCAATGAATTCCTTTCGCCTTACACCAACAAACGTACCGATGAGTACGGGGGGAGTTTCGAGAACCGGATGCGTTTCCTTCTGGAAATTCTAGAACGCACCCGGACGCTGGTGGGCAGTGATTTTGTCGTGGGAGTGCGTCTTTCGGTGGATGAATTTGTTCCTGGAGGATTGAAGGTGCAGGAGACGCAGGAAATTGCCCGGATTTTGGTAGAAAAGGGAGTTGATTACCTGAGTGCCAGCTGTGGGATTTACGAATCGGTGAGTACCATTATCGAACCAATGAACTTTGAGGAAGGGTGGCGGGCATATCTGGCGGCTCGTTTAAAAGAAGTGGTTTCATGCCCGGTCATTGCGGTAGGGGTGATTCGCCATCCGGAAACGGCAGAGAAAATTCTTGCTGAGGGGAAAGCTGATTTTGTGGCTATCGGCCGGGGTCTCATTGCTGACCCGGACTGGGTGAAAAAGGTGAAAGAGGGTCGAGAGGAGGAAATCAATCACTGCATTAGCTGTAACGTGGGATGTATTGGGGAACTCTTTGCCAACGGAAAAGTCCACTGTGCGGTGAATCCCTGGGCAGGAAGAGAATTTGTGTTCTGCGAGAAGGAGAAAGCGGAAAGGCGAAAAAAAGTGGTGGTGGTTGGTGGGGGACCGGCAGGGATGGAGGCAGCGCTTTTGTGTGCCCAGAGGGGACACGAGGTGTATCTTTTAGAAAAGGAACAAGAACTCGGTGGACAATTGCTTTTAGCTTCAAAAGCACCCCATAAGGAAAAAATCCTCTGGTTCAGAGATTACTTGGTGGGAATGCTCCATCGCCATGGGGTGCAGGTGGAGATGGAGAAAGAAGCGTCGGTAGAAACAGTACTCTCCTATGGCCCCGATGCAGTGGTGGTGGCAACTGGTGGAGAACCGGTAATGCCACCGTTTTCTCTTGACCCCTCGGTGACGGCGACGGCCTGGGAGGTACTCTCGGGGAAAGTGGACATTCGGGAGAAAAAAGTGGTGGTGGTTGGTGGTGGGGTGGTGGGATGTGAGGCGAGTCTCTTCCTGGCAGAGCGCGATAACTGGGTAACGTTAGTGGAAATGTTACCTCAGGTAGCCTACGATGCAGAAATCATTACCCGGATTGAGCTTCTCAAAGAACTCAATCGGGAAAATATCACCATCATGACCCAGACCAGGTGTATGGACGTCCAGGCGGGAAAGGTAATTTATCTCTGTGATGCCGCTTCGTCCACCTCAGAACTTGCTGGAGATTACATCGTTTTTGCTTTAGGGACGCGACCCAAAAACGAACTCTACCATGCCCTGGCAGGAAAAGTGGAGGATTTATTCCTGATTGGAGATGCACGTTCGCCAAGGAAGATTTATCAGGCTGTTCTGGAAGCGATGACAGTAGCGGTGCAGGTATAGCGAGCTGGAGGGATGGTGTTTGAAGGGAAGGGTGCTTCTGGTCAATCCCTGGGTGTACGATTTTACCGCCTTTGACCTGTGGGCAAAACCCCTGGGGTTACTGTATCTTGGAGCCCACCTGAAACGTCGGGGGTGGCAGGTAACCCTGCTTGATTGTATGGACCGCCTTGACCCGGGGATGACCGAATCCAGGTCCGGGTCAAGGCGGCTGCGGGAATCAGGATGCGGAGGGTACGCTAAAGAAGTCGTAGTCAAACCACCCTTTTTTGAGGGTATTCCCCGATTTTTTAGCCGCTTTGGGTTGCCACTTCAATATGTACGGGAAAAACTAGCTTTTATGGAACCACCAGACCTTGTCCTTCTAACTTGCGGGATGACCTACTGGTATCCGGGGGCAGTTCTTATGGGAGAACTGGTCAAAACCGTGTTTCCCTCTACGCCAGTATGGTTGGGAGGGGTATACCCTACCCTCTGTCCGGAACATGCCCGGGGGTGGGGTTTTGACCGGGTGGTGACGACCGTAGATCCTCTTCAGGTTCTTCGGCAAATTGGTGACCTTCTGGGTGAGGACTTTGGGGTAGGAGGGTACGGTGATTTTTTCGCCGTCCATCCGGATTTTTCCCTCTATCCTCAACTTGCGTACCAGGTGGTCCTCACCTCGGTCGGGTGTCCATTTCACTGTTCCTATTGTGCGTCAAAAACCCTCTATCCCTCTTTTTTTCACCGGTCCTGGGAGGAGGTGTGGGGAGAAATCTGCTTTGGATTTGAAACCTTTGGAGTCCAGCATTTTGCCTTCTATGACGATGCGCTGCTTTTTCAAGCGGAAGGGACATTCCTCCCTTTACTGCGGGAGGTTTGTCAGAAGTGCCTGCCAATTTTTTTTCATCTTCCGAATGGAATTCATGCCCGATACGTGACGAAGGAACTGGCCCTGCTTATGTGCGAAGCAGGATTTCGAACCATCCGTCTGAGTTTAGAGACCGTATTTGAATCCTCTCAAAAGGAAACCGGAGGCAAAGTGAATCGGGAAGATTTTGAACGGGCAGTGACATATTTGCGGGAGGCGGGCTTCACCGAGAAAGAACTCGAGGTGTACCTGCTTTTCGGACGCCCGGGAAGCAGCGAGGAGGAAATCCGAGCTTCAGTTGAGTATGTGCGGAAAATGGGGCTTATCCCGCGGCTCGCCTTATACGCCCCAACACCGAGAACGGCCCTCTACCAGACGCTTCCTGAGTTTATCCGGAAAGAGCCACTCTGGCATAATAAAATTGCCTATCTCTATGCTATGGGGAATGCACCTCTGTATGAGGTGTTACAACAAAGGGGAGGTGAAATGGTTTGCAGATAACCTGGTTGGGACACTCCTTTTTTCTTTTGGTGAGTCTTTCGGGCATGCGAATGGCGTTTGACCCTTTTGGGGAAACGGTAGGGTACCCCCTGCAGGAAGTGACCGCCGACGTGGTATTTGTCAGTCATGACCATTTTGACCACAACAACATGAGCCTGGTTCGGGGATACGAGGAAGTGTTCCGGGAACCGGGTAGTTATGAGAGAAAAGGGGTTAAAATCACAGCCTTTCCCACCTACCATGATGAGGAAAAAGGGAAAAAGCGAGGGAGAAATTGTGTGTTCCGTGTGGAGGTGGATGGAATGGTGATCATCCACTGTGGGGATTTGGGAGCACTTCCCGAGCCGAAAGCCCTTGAAGCCTGGAAACCGGTGGATATTCTTCTGGTGCCGGTAGGTGGGGTCTATACCATTGATGCGGTAAAAGCGAAAGAACTGGTGAGAACCTTGAACCCCCGGATTGTGGTACCCATGCATTATAAGACGCGGTACCTTCAGTTTGAGCTTGGGAGTGTGGACTCATTTTTACAGGGTTTTGAGGTGGTGAAACGTATTAAGGGTTCAAGTTTTGAAATAGAAAAAGAAAAACTTCCTGCCACCACTGAAATATGGGTGTTAGAAATCTGAGGGTGTGCTATAATAGTCAGCTTGACCAGAAGGGGGGAGGGATTTCCCCTCTTTCTTTTTAATTTTGGCTGGGAGTGTGAAAATGGTCACGATTTCGGTATGCGTGGGTAGCTCCTGTCATTTGAAAGGAGCGTACGACATCATCAGAATTTGTGAAGAGATGATCGAGCGCCTGGGCCTCAAGGACAAAGTGGAGTTAAAGGGGACCTTTTGCCTGGGGCAGTGTACTGAAAATGGGGTTACCGTGGTAATCGAAGGAGAAACTCTGCACGGGGTTTCAGCGGAGAACTTTGAAAAGGTTTTTACGGAAAAAGTGCTGCGGCGATTTGCGGAGGAAAACCGTGGGAATCATTAGCACAGTTCGCACCAGCTGCCGGGATTGTTATAAATGTGTACGGCACTGCCCGGTGAAAGCCATTCGCATCAGTTTTGGCCACGCCGAGGTGGTGGATGAGCGCTGTATCCAGGACGGACGGTGTGTTTTGGTTTGTCCCCAGGGAGCTAAAAAGGTAGAAAACGATACCCAGAAAGTGAAAGCA comes from Atribacterota bacterium and encodes:
- a CDS encoding MBL fold metallo-hydrolase, whose product is MQITWLGHSFFLLVSLSGMRMAFDPFGETVGYPLQEVTADVVFVSHDHFDHNNMSLVRGYEEVFREPGSYERKGVKITAFPTYHDEEKGKKRGRNCVFRVEVDGMVIIHCGDLGALPEPKALEAWKPVDILLVPVGGVYTIDAVKAKELVRTLNPRIVVPMHYKTRYLQFELGSVDSFLQGFEVVKRIKGSSFEIEKEKLPATTEIWVLEI
- a CDS encoding B12-binding domain-containing radical SAM protein, producing MKGRVLLVNPWVYDFTAFDLWAKPLGLLYLGAHLKRRGWQVTLLDCMDRLDPGMTESRSGSRRLRESGCGGYAKEVVVKPPFFEGIPRFFSRFGLPLQYVREKLAFMEPPDLVLLTCGMTYWYPGAVLMGELVKTVFPSTPVWLGGVYPTLCPEHARGWGFDRVVTTVDPLQVLRQIGDLLGEDFGVGGYGDFFAVHPDFSLYPQLAYQVVLTSVGCPFHCSYCASKTLYPSFFHRSWEEVWGEICFGFETFGVQHFAFYDDALLFQAEGTFLPLLREVCQKCLPIFFHLPNGIHARYVTKELALLMCEAGFRTIRLSLETVFESSQKETGGKVNREDFERAVTYLREAGFTEKELEVYLLFGRPGSSEEEIRASVEYVRKMGLIPRLALYAPTPRTALYQTLPEFIRKEPLWHNKIAYLYAMGNAPLYEVLQQRGGEMVCR
- a CDS encoding class II fructose-bisphosphate aldolase, with the protein product MVDLEKLRDVSLQKIMQIAFREHVLVPAFNVAYLPMVEAMVETLEECQTFALLEVSRPDIIRFGAESFAAVKREYDRFGNPVLTRLHQDHVPVIDEEGQRVDWSALIEEAMNLGYHSVMIDGSRLPLGENIAVTREVVERSREKDICVEAELGAVLGHEAGPLPPYEELFQSGKGFTDPEEARRFVTETGVDWLSVAVGNIHGAISGVAKDEKKVEARLNIEHLVKIRDLTSIPLVLHGGSGIKKEYVLQAIQNGITKINVGTEIRQAYEKGWRKSGKIQEGQKALKEKMRELIEEYYEIKGSALLLAEKL
- a CDS encoding NAD(P)H-dependent oxidoreductase subunit E, encoding MVTISVCVGSSCHLKGAYDIIRICEEMIERLGLKDKVELKGTFCLGQCTENGVTVVIEGETLHGVSAENFEKVFTEKVLRRFAEENRGNH
- a CDS encoding FAD-dependent oxidoreductase: MKYPNLFSLGKIGNLELSNRVVMPPMATNLGSAFGEVTQELIAYYRRRARGGIGLIIVENAQVDMYQGRSLTAQLAVDKDKFLSGLRDLQEAIHAEGAKVFLQIQHGGRQCTPSTTDGLPPVAPSEVACKFLQITPRMLTRDEIQELVEKFAQAALRAKMAGFDGVELHAAHGYLINEFLSPYTNKRTDEYGGSFENRMRFLLEILERTRTLVGSDFVVGVRLSVDEFVPGGLKVQETQEIARILVEKGVDYLSASCGIYESVSTIIEPMNFEEGWRAYLAARLKEVVSCPVIAVGVIRHPETAEKILAEGKADFVAIGRGLIADPDWVKKVKEGREEEINHCISCNVGCIGELFANGKVHCAVNPWAGREFVFCEKEKAERRKKVVVVGGGPAGMEAALLCAQRGHEVYLLEKEQELGGQLLLASKAPHKEKILWFRDYLVGMLHRHGVQVEMEKEASVETVLSYGPDAVVVATGGEPVMPPFSLDPSVTATAWEVLSGKVDIREKKVVVVGGGVVGCEASLFLAERDNWVTLVEMLPQVAYDAEIITRIELLKELNRENITIMTQTRCMDVQAGKVIYLCDAASSTSELAGDYIVFALGTRPKNELYHALAGKVEDLFLIGDARSPRKIYQAVLEAMTVAVQV
- a CDS encoding L-rhamnose mutarotase, yielding MKRYGMVIRVKPEKLEEYKQLHANPWEGVLKTIKECNIQNYSIFYHDGYLFGYFEYTGDNYEEDMKKMAADPITQEWWSLCKPCQEPLSSRKEGEWWAEMEEVFHLD